The Microbulbifer hydrolyticus genome has a segment encoding these proteins:
- the pelA gene encoding pectate lyase, whose translation MPTLSQAGNPIYGELDNYKSWLGSSLAADQTRADNMITWQMPHGGFYKNAESTYDAPWNGSDARSGWTGSGGVELGTIDNDATVTELMFLADVYQRSNDTKYRDAARDALEFLLTMQYESGGWPQVYPARTGTTYSNYVTFNDGAMARVLILLDHALREDAPLGGDLFTDDQRARMAVAIAGGVDFILNAQIVQADAKTVWCAQHDPETYEPRGARDYELASKSGKESMLVTAFLMSQPQTAEVEDAVRSALAWYRSPVVQEADTAYVKRPSGSTDDTWNPIQAKSGSTMWYRFYDLGQDVGFFADRSGIKQYDIMAIDAERRYGYEWGGNYGSELIAYADSVGYF comes from the coding sequence GTGCCGACGCTGTCGCAGGCCGGTAACCCGATTTACGGTGAGCTGGACAATTACAAGTCCTGGCTGGGCAGCAGCCTGGCCGCCGATCAAACCCGTGCTGACAACATGATCACCTGGCAAATGCCGCACGGGGGCTTTTATAAAAACGCCGAGTCCACTTACGATGCGCCCTGGAATGGCAGCGATGCGCGCTCCGGTTGGACCGGTTCCGGCGGTGTGGAACTGGGTACCATCGACAACGATGCCACTGTCACCGAGTTGATGTTCCTGGCGGATGTATACCAGCGCAGCAACGACACCAAGTACCGCGACGCGGCGCGCGATGCGCTGGAGTTCCTGCTGACCATGCAGTACGAAAGTGGCGGCTGGCCACAGGTCTATCCCGCGCGTACCGGTACCACTTACTCCAACTATGTGACCTTCAACGATGGCGCCATGGCCCGCGTGCTGATCCTGCTGGATCACGCGCTGCGTGAGGACGCACCCCTGGGCGGTGATCTGTTTACCGACGACCAGCGCGCCCGTATGGCGGTGGCTATCGCCGGCGGTGTCGACTTTATCCTGAACGCACAGATCGTGCAGGCCGATGCCAAGACCGTGTGGTGTGCCCAGCACGATCCGGAAACCTACGAGCCGCGTGGTGCGCGCGACTACGAGCTGGCATCGAAAAGCGGTAAGGAATCCATGCTGGTGACCGCATTCCTGATGTCGCAGCCACAGACTGCCGAAGTGGAAGATGCCGTGCGCTCTGCACTCGCCTGGTACCGCAGCCCGGTTGTGCAGGAGGCGGATACCGCCTACGTGAAGCGCCCCAGTGGCAGTACCGACGATACCTGGAATCCGATTCAGGCTAAATCCGGTAGCACCATGTGGTACCGCTTCTACGACCTGGGACAGGATGTCGGCTTCTTCGCCGACCGCTCCGGTATCAAGCAATATGACATCATGGCCATCGACGCCGAGCGCCGTTACGGCTACGAGTGGGGCGGAAATTACGGAAGTGAATTGATCGCCTATGCGGATAGTGTGGGTTACTTCTAA
- a CDS encoding NADPH-dependent FMN reductase, giving the protein MSSSSLKILAISGSLRESSFNSAALKTAEEIAGDSARFTFADLSGIPLYDQDLRDKGIPEAVEALQQQVLEADAILFSTPEYNYSVSGVLKNAIDWLSRVDPQPFADKPVAVMSASMSAFGGARAQYDLRRSLIYLDAHFVNKPEVMISFAHKKFDDSGALTDEDTRKFIGDLLKALVEWQQRLSAGTSD; this is encoded by the coding sequence ATGTCCTCCTCATCACTCAAGATTCTCGCCATCTCCGGCAGCCTACGCGAAAGCTCGTTCAATAGCGCAGCGCTAAAGACCGCCGAGGAGATTGCCGGCGACAGTGCCCGCTTCACGTTTGCCGACCTCTCCGGTATCCCGCTGTACGATCAGGACTTGCGCGACAAGGGCATACCCGAGGCGGTGGAAGCCCTGCAACAACAGGTACTGGAAGCCGACGCGATCCTCTTTTCCACCCCCGAGTACAACTACTCGGTATCGGGCGTACTGAAGAATGCCATCGACTGGCTCTCCCGGGTTGATCCGCAGCCGTTTGCGGACAAGCCGGTGGCGGTAATGAGTGCCAGCATGAGCGCCTTCGGTGGCGCGCGGGCACAGTATGACCTGCGCCGTAGCCTGATTTACCTGGATGCGCATTTTGTAAATAAGCCGGAGGTAATGATCAGCTTCGCGCACAAAAAATTCGACGACAGCGGCGCACTGACCGATGAAGACACAAGGAAGTTTATCGGCGACCTGTTAAAGGCACTCGTAGAGTGGCAGCAACGCCTGAGCGCGGGGACATCAGACTAG
- a CDS encoding IlvD/Edd family dehydratase has protein sequence MNDSTKKTAPRFRSARWFDDKAHADHTALYLERYFNFGLTREELQSGKPIIGIAQTGSDLTPCNRHHKDLAQRVKDGIRDAGGVPMEFPVHPIFEQGRRPTAALDRNLATLGLIEILHGYPVDAVVLTTGCDKTTPATMMAALQLDIPAIVYSGGPMLNGWKPVSCDGDTGDGERGELEERVGSGTAIWQNRERLAKGELDYAGFMDASAESVPSVGHCNTMGTALSMNALAEVLGMSLPGCAAIPAPYKERAQMGYYTGRRIVEMAFENLKPSDILTRQSFLNAVVACSALGGSTNAVVHLLALSRGLEGVKLTMDDWQQYGEDIPLLVNCMPAGRYLGEEFYRAGGVPALMKQLIEDGLIDGTQKTVTGHSLAHNCEHFSVRNRDVIFPTAQPLMENAGFAIMRSNFFDSALMKKSVINPDFRKKYLQNPDHPNCFSARAIVFEGPEDYRARIDDPTLDIDEHCILVVRNVGPVGYPGSAEVVNMLPPKRLVKQGINCLPTLGDGRQSGTSGSPSILHISPEAAVGGGIALLKTGDWIEVNLATHRVDVKLSDEELAERRQQAHIPVPVNQTPWQEIYRNSVSPLDTGAVMETEEEYVRILDEHPVGRHSH, from the coding sequence ATGAACGATTCCACTAAAAAAACTGCCCCCAGATTCCGCAGCGCCCGCTGGTTCGACGACAAGGCCCATGCCGACCACACCGCCCTGTACCTTGAGCGCTATTTCAATTTCGGCCTTACCCGCGAAGAGCTGCAGTCCGGCAAGCCCATCATCGGCATTGCCCAGACCGGCAGTGACCTTACCCCCTGCAATCGCCACCACAAGGATCTGGCGCAGCGGGTAAAGGACGGTATCCGCGACGCCGGCGGTGTGCCGATGGAGTTTCCAGTGCATCCGATCTTTGAACAGGGCCGGCGCCCCACCGCGGCACTCGATCGCAACCTGGCGACCCTCGGCCTGATTGAAATCCTCCACGGCTATCCAGTGGACGCGGTGGTGCTTACCACCGGCTGTGACAAGACCACTCCGGCCACCATGATGGCGGCACTGCAACTGGATATCCCCGCCATCGTCTATTCCGGCGGCCCCATGCTGAACGGCTGGAAGCCGGTAAGCTGTGATGGGGACACCGGCGATGGCGAACGGGGCGAGCTGGAAGAACGCGTGGGCTCAGGCACGGCCATCTGGCAGAACCGCGAGCGCCTGGCCAAAGGCGAGCTGGACTACGCGGGCTTTATGGACGCCTCCGCTGAGTCGGTTCCCAGTGTGGGCCACTGCAACACCATGGGTACCGCGCTCTCCATGAACGCGCTGGCGGAAGTGCTTGGCATGTCCCTGCCCGGTTGTGCGGCCATTCCCGCGCCGTATAAAGAGCGCGCGCAGATGGGTTACTACACCGGCCGGCGGATTGTGGAAATGGCGTTCGAGAACCTGAAGCCGTCCGACATCCTCACACGCCAATCCTTCCTGAATGCGGTGGTGGCGTGCAGCGCCCTCGGTGGCTCAACCAACGCGGTGGTGCACCTGCTGGCACTGTCCCGGGGACTGGAGGGTGTGAAGCTGACCATGGACGACTGGCAGCAGTATGGCGAGGACATTCCCCTGCTGGTGAACTGCATGCCTGCGGGCAGGTACCTCGGGGAAGAGTTCTACCGCGCCGGCGGTGTGCCAGCGCTGATGAAGCAGCTGATTGAGGATGGCCTGATCGACGGGACCCAGAAAACCGTTACCGGTCACTCGCTGGCGCACAATTGCGAGCACTTCAGCGTACGCAACCGGGACGTGATATTCCCGACCGCACAACCGCTGATGGAAAACGCCGGTTTCGCGATTATGCGCAGCAACTTTTTCGATTCCGCGCTCATGAAAAAGTCCGTCATCAATCCGGACTTCCGCAAAAAGTACCTGCAGAACCCGGACCACCCCAACTGCTTTAGCGCCCGCGCGATCGTGTTTGAAGGCCCGGAAGACTACCGCGCCCGCATCGACGACCCGACGCTGGATATCGACGAGCACTGCATACTGGTGGTGCGCAATGTCGGCCCGGTGGGCTACCCCGGCTCCGCAGAAGTGGTGAACATGCTGCCACCCAAGCGGCTGGTGAAACAGGGAATCAACTGCCTTCCCACCCTCGGCGATGGACGCCAGAGCGGCACCTCCGGTAGCCCCTCGATCCTGCACATATCCCCGGAAGCGGCTGTGGGCGGTGGTATCGCCCTGCTGAAGACCGGCGACTGGATCGAAGTGAACCTGGCAACCCATCGGGTCGATGTGAAACTATCCGACGAGGAGCTGGCCGAACGGCGCCAGCAGGCTCATATACCGGTACCGGTAAACCAGACCCCGTGGCAGGAGATTTACCGTAATTCCGTCAGCCCGCTGGACACCGGCGCGGTGATGGAGACCGAAGAGGAGTATGTCCGGATCCTCGACGAGCATCCGGTGGGGCGCCACTCACACTAA
- a CDS encoding TonB-dependent receptor: MTYKKQILAMAIAMATSASLVAQEVEQEKEQQEEASLSVEEVYVEGVRAADVNARAAERGKDNFSSIVTQDDAGNFSDQNVAELLQRMPGITLQKSEGEGKFVNLRGLGAGMVSVRMDGGAMANAGGGTDETLEDRAFSLDSLPSDVLQSIEVNKSLTPDMELDAIGGSINVKTLSALDRGKNTYKLRAQNYYQEQAEENSPKLTLQGTNLFLGDTIGVAYTGSWEKRKTQGAQTRHHSSTLPQYVELGGAQMIIPWEFTTFEENAERERVAGLLNVEYQPNDNSRYHVKLNHTSYSDNDIALREYYRFNWDNGDEDLQFIDPDAQVFGGSSVDLQQQFFIQESEVETNTLAIGGENRFGDGWEVDYEVVSSRSENSKPDGRRVQFRLRELNAIGSYSDYSLNGQLVSGPQLDELISTGKISTGAISNPNGGYQYGSAVQPNLNYDNLFLEDSIREDAVDQFSLNLRHDWDSGLVNYVKTGVKVNQRERSNDKNRASIVPFDRAVAGCAGDLDCVALAGSRLGDFATYIPDNPAFDNAVITRAEAERLINGTRAIGDNYDTEQKELDSTKLDYNLTEDTAAAYLMAEMQVLPEATLIAGARYAYTDFTSTGYMALRNDRNEDSEGLTSLDIALPLAEAGNDYGVFLPALHYRHELSDNLLGRASIWTSFSRPDFGKSRAFFEIQDRVVFCNTDPDSEFVGQCNEDPDDIGSGRGDLAYQKEFFEMSGDNTVRIGNPALDPMRATNLDLSLSYYGESTFLEGALFYKDITDFIVDANGIRMNIADTPFALPIDQVDLFTIPADLELTNVNTYLNGESAKVYGMELSFSHYFDGQWEDHNIGRYLDNIFVQSNLTLQSSDGNVGDSVRVDSIQLPETADTAANLTVGWENDDFSIRFIANYTSEILKRIGACTAADKAADTELGYAGNCRVWADMYQDESLTFDVKATYRVADGVRAYFDAVNLSDNADQQYFAGNADSGGRILYNVEAYGPAVQLGLTVDF; encoded by the coding sequence ATGACTTATAAGAAACAGATTCTCGCCATGGCAATCGCCATGGCCACTTCCGCCAGCCTGGTCGCCCAGGAAGTGGAACAGGAAAAAGAGCAACAGGAAGAGGCTTCACTCTCTGTTGAAGAAGTGTATGTAGAAGGCGTACGCGCCGCCGACGTAAACGCTCGGGCTGCCGAGCGCGGTAAAGACAACTTCAGCTCGATTGTCACCCAGGATGATGCCGGTAACTTCTCCGACCAGAACGTCGCGGAATTGCTGCAGCGTATGCCGGGTATCACCCTGCAGAAAAGTGAGGGTGAAGGTAAGTTTGTAAACCTGCGCGGCCTCGGCGCTGGCATGGTCAGTGTGCGTATGGACGGCGGTGCCATGGCGAATGCCGGTGGCGGTACCGACGAAACCCTGGAAGACCGCGCCTTCTCCCTCGACAGCCTGCCGTCCGACGTACTGCAGTCCATCGAGGTGAACAAATCCCTGACGCCGGATATGGAGCTGGACGCGATCGGCGGTTCCATCAACGTGAAGACTCTGTCCGCGCTGGACCGGGGTAAAAACACCTACAAGCTGCGGGCGCAGAACTACTATCAGGAGCAGGCGGAAGAAAACTCGCCCAAGCTCACTTTGCAGGGTACCAACCTGTTCCTGGGCGACACCATTGGTGTTGCCTACACCGGTTCCTGGGAGAAACGTAAGACTCAGGGGGCCCAGACCAGGCACCATAGCTCCACCCTGCCGCAGTACGTAGAGCTGGGCGGTGCGCAGATGATCATTCCCTGGGAGTTCACCACGTTTGAAGAAAACGCGGAGCGTGAACGTGTCGCGGGTCTGCTGAATGTTGAGTACCAGCCAAACGACAACAGCCGCTATCACGTGAAGCTGAACCACACCAGCTACTCGGATAATGATATTGCCCTTCGTGAATACTATCGCTTCAACTGGGACAACGGCGACGAAGATCTGCAGTTTATTGACCCCGACGCTCAGGTATTCGGCGGCAGCAGTGTCGATCTGCAGCAACAGTTCTTTATCCAGGAGTCCGAGGTAGAAACCAATACCCTGGCGATCGGCGGTGAAAATCGCTTTGGTGACGGCTGGGAAGTGGATTACGAAGTGGTTTCCTCCCGCAGTGAAAACTCCAAGCCGGACGGTCGCCGCGTACAGTTCCGTCTGCGTGAGCTGAACGCCATCGGTAGCTACAGCGACTACTCGCTGAATGGCCAGCTGGTTTCCGGCCCGCAGCTCGACGAACTGATCTCTACCGGAAAAATCTCCACCGGTGCGATCTCCAACCCGAACGGTGGTTACCAGTACGGTAGCGCAGTGCAGCCGAACCTGAACTACGACAACCTGTTCCTGGAAGACTCCATTCGCGAAGACGCGGTCGATCAGTTCTCCCTGAACCTGCGTCACGACTGGGATTCCGGTCTGGTGAACTACGTGAAGACCGGTGTGAAGGTCAATCAGCGCGAGCGCAGCAACGACAAGAACCGTGCGAGCATCGTGCCCTTTGATCGCGCGGTAGCCGGTTGCGCCGGGGATCTGGATTGTGTCGCACTGGCCGGTTCCCGCTTGGGCGATTTCGCAACCTATATCCCGGACAACCCCGCCTTCGACAACGCGGTCATCACCCGCGCAGAAGCGGAGCGTCTGATCAACGGTACCCGTGCGATTGGTGACAACTACGATACCGAGCAGAAAGAGCTCGATTCCACCAAGCTCGACTACAACCTGACCGAGGACACCGCCGCAGCCTACCTGATGGCCGAAATGCAGGTGCTGCCCGAGGCGACCCTGATTGCTGGTGCGCGCTACGCCTATACCGACTTCACCTCCACCGGTTACATGGCTCTTCGCAATGACCGCAACGAGGACAGTGAGGGATTGACCTCACTGGATATCGCATTGCCGCTCGCAGAGGCAGGCAACGATTACGGCGTATTCCTGCCGGCACTGCACTACCGTCACGAGCTCAGCGACAACCTGCTCGGCCGTGCCTCCATCTGGACCAGTTTCTCTCGTCCCGATTTCGGTAAGAGCCGTGCCTTCTTTGAGATTCAGGACCGCGTAGTATTCTGTAACACCGATCCCGACTCCGAGTTCGTCGGCCAGTGTAACGAGGACCCGGATGATATCGGTTCCGGCCGGGGTGACCTTGCCTATCAGAAAGAGTTCTTCGAGATGTCCGGTGACAACACCGTGCGTATCGGCAACCCGGCACTGGATCCGATGCGGGCTACCAACCTGGACCTGTCGCTGAGCTACTACGGCGAGAGCACTTTCCTGGAAGGCGCGCTGTTCTATAAGGACATCACCGACTTTATCGTCGACGCCAACGGCATTCGCATGAATATTGCGGACACCCCGTTTGCGCTGCCGATCGATCAGGTAGACCTGTTTACAATCCCGGCAGATCTCGAGCTGACCAACGTCAATACCTACCTGAACGGTGAATCCGCCAAGGTCTACGGTATGGAGCTGAGCTTCAGCCACTACTTTGACGGCCAGTGGGAAGATCACAATATCGGTCGCTACCTCGACAATATTTTTGTGCAGTCCAACCTGACCCTGCAGAGCAGTGACGGTAACGTGGGCGATTCCGTGCGCGTTGATTCCATTCAGCTGCCGGAAACCGCGGATACCGCCGCCAACCTGACCGTGGGGTGGGAAAATGACGATTTCTCCATCCGCTTTATCGCCAACTACACCAGCGAGATCCTGAAACGCATCGGTGCCTGTACCGCAGCGGACAAAGCGGCAGATACGGAGTTGGGTTACGCCGGCAACTGTCGTGTTTGGGCCGATATGTACCAGGATGAGTCGCTGACCTTCGATGTGAAAGCGACCTACCGCGTTGCGGATGGTGTGCGCGCCTACTTCGATGCGGTCAACCTGTCCGACAATGCTGACCAGCAGTACTTCGCTGGTAATGCGGATTCCGGCGGCCGCATCCTGTACAACGTTGAAGCCTACGGCCCTGCGGTACAGCTTGGCCTGACAGTCGATTTCTAA
- the xylB gene encoding xylulokinase, producing MSNEQTVFLGIDAGTQSLKLLAYDAVQKQILHVSAAPLELISRDDGSREQLAAWWLDALRQCMGELPAEIKARVRGIGISGQQHGFVPLNKAGEVIAPAKLWCDTSTIAECEEITARFGGSARCIDAVGNPIMPGYTAPKVLWLKKNKPDIYSELAHILLPHDYLNFYLTGKIFTEYGDASGTGYLNILRREYDRDMLAAIDPDRDLLPLLPPLLEANATVALGQKAAGEFGLPPGILVSTGGGDNMMAAFGTGSIAPGVLTLSLGTSGTLFAHCENPAIDPQGDLAAFCSSSGGWLPLLCTMNCTVATELTRKALGKSIPECEALLEESEPGAGGLQSLPFYNGERIPNLPNARASLHGMTDTNMTAGNQYRAAMEGATFTLRRGLDAFARAGQQFKAIRLTGGGAKSPHWRQMVADVFNLPVEVPAQQEGAAFGAAMQALWACTESGDLPALVNEHLAVDASLGCVPVTENVSAYKALYQNFLDLLGKQYPGIQ from the coding sequence ATGAGCAATGAGCAAACGGTATTTCTCGGGATCGATGCCGGCACCCAGAGCCTGAAGCTGCTGGCCTACGATGCCGTCCAGAAACAAATCCTGCACGTGAGTGCCGCGCCACTGGAACTGATCAGCCGAGACGACGGCAGTCGCGAACAGCTTGCGGCATGGTGGCTGGACGCGTTGCGCCAGTGTATGGGTGAGCTGCCTGCGGAAATCAAGGCGCGGGTGCGCGGCATCGGCATTTCCGGTCAGCAGCACGGCTTCGTGCCGCTAAATAAAGCCGGAGAAGTCATCGCGCCGGCAAAGCTCTGGTGCGACACCAGCACCATTGCCGAGTGCGAGGAAATCACCGCGCGCTTTGGTGGCAGCGCGCGCTGTATCGACGCCGTGGGCAACCCGATCATGCCCGGATATACCGCACCGAAAGTGCTCTGGCTGAAGAAAAACAAGCCGGATATCTACAGCGAACTCGCGCATATCCTGCTGCCCCACGATTACCTGAACTTTTACCTCACCGGAAAAATCTTCACCGAGTATGGCGATGCCTCCGGCACCGGCTACCTGAATATCCTGCGCCGTGAATACGACCGCGACATGCTCGCGGCGATCGACCCGGATCGCGACCTGCTGCCCCTGCTGCCGCCCCTGCTGGAGGCAAACGCCACCGTTGCACTCGGCCAGAAAGCCGCAGGGGAGTTCGGCCTGCCGCCGGGCATCCTGGTTTCTACCGGTGGCGGTGACAACATGATGGCCGCGTTCGGCACTGGCTCCATCGCCCCCGGCGTGCTGACCCTTAGCCTGGGGACTTCCGGCACCCTGTTTGCCCACTGTGAAAATCCGGCCATCGACCCGCAGGGCGACCTCGCCGCGTTCTGTTCATCCAGCGGCGGCTGGCTGCCACTGCTGTGCACCATGAACTGCACCGTGGCCACAGAGCTGACTCGCAAGGCGCTGGGCAAATCCATCCCCGAGTGCGAGGCACTGCTGGAAGAGTCGGAGCCCGGTGCCGGTGGCCTCCAGAGCCTGCCGTTCTATAACGGCGAGCGCATACCCAACCTGCCCAATGCACGCGCCAGCCTGCACGGCATGACCGATACCAACATGACCGCAGGCAACCAGTACCGCGCGGCCATGGAAGGGGCCACCTTTACCCTGCGCCGCGGCCTCGACGCGTTTGCCCGCGCCGGGCAGCAATTTAAAGCCATTCGGCTGACCGGCGGCGGCGCCAAAAGCCCGCACTGGCGGCAGATGGTGGCGGACGTATTCAACCTGCCGGTAGAGGTTCCCGCCCAGCAGGAAGGCGCCGCCTTCGGCGCTGCCATGCAGGCGCTCTGGGCCTGTACGGAAAGCGGCGATTTACCCGCGCTGGTGAACGAGCACCTGGCCGTAGACGCGTCTCTCGGCTGCGTACCCGTCACAGAAAACGTATCCGCCTATAAGGCCCTGTATCAAAATTTCCTGGATCTGCTCGGCAAGCAGTATCCGGGCATTCAATAA
- the xylA gene encoding xylose isomerase produces MSRNLFVGDKEYFPEIGQIQFEGRESDNPLAFKYYDANKVIGGKTMEEHLRYAVCYWHTFCGKGSDPFGRDTQTFAWDDAPNAMAAAQQRMDAVFEFATKLGVPYYCFHDVDMSPEGNTVAETESNLSKLVELAAERQKASGMKLLWGTANLFSNPRYMNGAATNPDFNVVAYAASQVKAALDATVALGGENYVFWGGREGYICLQNANTKVEQENLARFLTMARDYGRSIGFKGTFLIEPKPMEPTKHQYDFDAQTVIGFLRHYGLDKDFALNIEANHATLAGHTFAHELQMCADADMLGSIDANRGDYQNGWDTDQFPTDIYDAVHGMMVVLENGGFKTGGLNFDAKVRRESIDMEDIFLGHIGGMDTFARGLEVANRILTESPYKSWKEQRYASFSEGNGKAFTDGKLSLADLRNLAAENGEPRPTSGKQELYENLINQYI; encoded by the coding sequence ATGAGCAGAAATCTTTTTGTCGGCGACAAGGAATACTTCCCCGAAATTGGCCAGATCCAGTTCGAGGGCCGCGAGTCCGACAACCCGCTGGCGTTCAAATACTACGATGCCAACAAGGTCATCGGCGGCAAGACCATGGAAGAGCACCTGCGCTATGCCGTCTGCTACTGGCACACCTTCTGCGGCAAGGGTTCAGACCCCTTCGGCCGCGATACCCAGACCTTTGCCTGGGATGATGCGCCCAATGCCATGGCCGCCGCACAGCAGCGTATGGACGCGGTATTCGAGTTCGCCACCAAGCTGGGCGTACCCTATTACTGCTTCCACGATGTGGATATGTCTCCGGAAGGCAACACCGTGGCAGAAACCGAGAGCAACCTGTCAAAATTGGTGGAGCTGGCGGCAGAGCGCCAGAAAGCCTCCGGTATGAAACTGCTATGGGGCACCGCCAACCTGTTCTCCAACCCCCGCTACATGAACGGCGCCGCCACCAACCCGGACTTCAACGTGGTCGCCTATGCGGCCAGCCAGGTGAAAGCCGCACTGGACGCCACCGTGGCACTGGGCGGCGAGAACTATGTATTCTGGGGCGGCCGCGAAGGCTACATCTGCCTGCAGAACGCCAACACCAAGGTGGAACAGGAAAACCTCGCGCGCTTCCTGACCATGGCGCGGGACTACGGCCGCTCCATCGGCTTCAAGGGCACCTTCCTGATCGAGCCCAAGCCCATGGAACCCACCAAGCATCAGTACGACTTTGACGCCCAGACCGTGATCGGCTTCCTGCGTCACTACGGTCTGGACAAGGATTTCGCGCTCAATATCGAAGCCAACCACGCCACCCTGGCCGGCCACACGTTCGCGCATGAGCTGCAGATGTGTGCCGATGCCGACATGCTCGGCTCCATCGACGCCAACCGCGGCGACTACCAGAACGGCTGGGATACCGACCAGTTCCCCACCGACATCTATGACGCGGTACACGGCATGATGGTGGTTCTGGAAAACGGCGGCTTCAAAACCGGCGGTCTCAATTTCGATGCCAAGGTGCGTCGCGAGTCCATCGACATGGAAGATATTTTCCTCGGCCATATCGGCGGCATGGATACCTTTGCCCGCGGCCTGGAAGTCGCCAACCGAATTCTCACCGAGTCCCCGTATAAGAGCTGGAAGGAACAGCGTTACGCCAGCTTCAGCGAGGGCAACGGCAAGGCATTTACCGACGGTAAACTGAGCCTGGCAGACCTGCGCAACCTGGCCGCTGAAAACGGCGAACCTCGCCCGACCAGCGGCAAGCAGGAGCTGTATGAGAACCTCATCAATCAGTACATTTGA
- a CDS encoding LacI family DNA-binding transcriptional regulator has product MSIKKVAKLAGVSTATVSRYLNSPEQVKEKTRNKVRAAIEETGYAPNTLARNFRRGKTSLIVVVLPSIGDPFLESVMRGVWKVADELGYSILIRDTQSNSHDFDEYTDLVFSKQADGILLLASISPFGEAEARRGPSGQAHPPLVLGLESVSAELSQFPSVRVDNVAAAADGTEYLIQLGHKRIGFITGKPDSLLTHDREKGYRDAMHKAKLNVAPEWVVEGEQTIEGARRATRQLLELEQRPTAIFCANDEMALGALYEVKQAGLRVPQDISVIGFDDIRYAEIADPPLTTIAQPAEEIGERSMRRLCEAIEGKENNTAAETVPHRLVVRKSSANAPK; this is encoded by the coding sequence GTGTCTATCAAGAAAGTCGCCAAACTCGCGGGTGTATCCACCGCTACCGTGTCCCGCTATCTCAATAGCCCGGAACAAGTGAAAGAGAAGACCCGCAACAAGGTGCGGGCAGCAATCGAAGAGACCGGTTATGCACCCAATACCCTGGCGCGAAACTTTCGCCGCGGTAAAACCAGCCTGATCGTGGTCGTGCTGCCGAGCATCGGCGACCCATTCCTGGAAAGTGTGATGCGCGGTGTGTGGAAAGTGGCGGACGAGTTGGGCTACAGCATTCTGATACGCGATACCCAGTCTAACTCGCACGATTTTGACGAATACACCGACCTGGTATTTTCCAAGCAGGCCGATGGCATTCTGCTGCTGGCCAGTATTTCGCCCTTTGGTGAAGCGGAAGCCCGGCGCGGCCCCAGTGGTCAGGCGCACCCGCCGCTGGTACTGGGCCTGGAAAGTGTATCCGCGGAGCTCTCTCAGTTTCCCAGCGTGCGCGTGGATAATGTCGCCGCCGCCGCGGATGGCACAGAATACCTGATCCAACTCGGACACAAGCGCATCGGCTTCATCACCGGCAAACCGGATTCTCTGCTGACCCACGACCGTGAAAAAGGCTACCGGGATGCCATGCACAAGGCGAAGCTGAACGTCGCACCAGAATGGGTAGTAGAGGGTGAGCAAACCATCGAAGGTGCACGCCGTGCCACCCGCCAGTTACTCGAACTCGAGCAACGCCCCACAGCCATTTTCTGTGCCAACGACGAAATGGCACTGGGCGCGCTGTACGAAGTCAAGCAAGCGGGCCTCAGGGTGCCGCAGGATATCTCCGTCATCGGGTTTGATGACATCCGCTATGCCGAAATCGCCGATCCTCCCCTCACCACCATCGCCCAACCCGCCGAAGAAATTGGTGAACGCAGTATGCGTCGCCTGTGTGAAGCAATCGAGGGCAAAGAAAACAATACTGCCGCGGAAACCGTTCCGCACCGGCTGGTAGTGCGCAAGTCTTCGGCAAACGCGCCCAAATAG